The Stratiformator vulcanicus genome has a segment encoding these proteins:
- a CDS encoding efflux RND transporter periplasmic adaptor subunit: protein MTVSRGDLEITVNATGTLEPVNSVDIGCEISGSIEEVHVDFNERVEAGDVLITLDTDELEAQVARSRASLAVSQADLRQAEATLLESKQTLARIQHLRERKTLTQQDLDTAIANVARAEASLAGADSQIMVARATLDGDLTKLRKSRVHSPIDGMVLTRAVEPGQTIAATFQTPILLTLAEDLSQMKLLVDIDEADVGTVREGQKATFAIDAYPGENFPARITSLRYAPKRTQDVVTYEAVLEVDNSSLKLRPGMTAVADIVTARAESALLVPNAALRFTPESDTEFEWVTLGNTRDAADGQAVWILRDNKPYRIKVETGRSDGRRTEIISGELSPGTAIIVDTIGS, encoded by the coding sequence GTGACAGTCTCGCGCGGGGACCTCGAAATCACCGTTAATGCGACGGGCACACTTGAACCGGTCAACTCCGTTGACATTGGCTGTGAGATTTCTGGATCGATCGAAGAGGTGCATGTCGACTTTAATGAGCGGGTGGAAGCGGGCGATGTGCTGATCACTCTCGACACGGACGAGTTGGAGGCCCAAGTTGCGCGCTCCCGCGCGTCTCTCGCCGTTTCCCAGGCGGACTTGCGTCAGGCGGAAGCGACGCTGCTGGAATCGAAACAAACTCTCGCACGAATTCAACACCTCAGGGAACGGAAGACCCTTACCCAGCAAGACCTGGACACAGCCATCGCAAACGTCGCACGGGCGGAGGCTTCGTTGGCCGGAGCGGACAGTCAAATCATGGTCGCCCGGGCCACGCTGGACGGCGACTTGACGAAGCTCCGAAAGTCGCGTGTGCACTCTCCCATCGACGGAATGGTACTGACACGTGCCGTAGAACCCGGGCAGACCATTGCCGCGACGTTTCAGACCCCGATTTTATTGACGTTGGCGGAAGATCTAAGCCAAATGAAGTTGCTGGTCGACATTGACGAAGCTGACGTGGGGACTGTACGGGAAGGGCAAAAGGCCACATTCGCGATCGACGCTTATCCCGGGGAGAACTTTCCCGCAAGAATCACTTCCTTGCGGTATGCTCCGAAACGGACCCAAGATGTCGTGACGTATGAAGCGGTTCTAGAGGTCGACAACAGTTCGCTGAAGCTGCGACCCGGGATGACGGCGGTTGCGGATATTGTGACCGCCCGAGCGGAGAGCGCGTTACTTGTCCCCAACGCGGCGTTGAGGTTCACACCCGAATCAGACACGGAGTTCGAATGGGTGACTCTCGGCAACACGCGTGACGCCGCCGACGGGCAGGCGGTTTGGATCTTACGAGACAATAAGCCCTACCGGATAAAGGTCGAAACCGGACGTTCCGACGGTCGCCGGACCGAGATCATTTCGGGTGAGTTGAGCCCGGGGACTGCAATCATTGTCGATACTATTGGTTCTTAA
- a CDS encoding ABC transporter ATP-binding protein, whose protein sequence is MKRTQHETPLIEFHDVFKIYGEDDSEVRALNGVDLRIEKGEFVAVMGPSGSGKSTCMNILGCLDAPTAGEYFFRGVDVGAITRDQRALLRCHYLGFVFQGFNLLKRTSAMENVELPLIYRGLGSAERRRRAMNALHIVGLDGRETHTPAELSGGQQQRVAIARALVAEPTVILADEPTGNLDSERSVEIMNLLVDLNTRQGITVVLVTHETEMAAYARRCVTFLDGNILSDESRDAAAKPSVRERSASVARPWGLKTGVSA, encoded by the coding sequence ATGAAACGAACACAGCATGAAACTCCGCTGATCGAGTTTCACGACGTTTTTAAGATATACGGGGAAGACGATTCGGAAGTCCGTGCGCTGAATGGAGTCGATCTGAGGATCGAAAAGGGCGAGTTTGTCGCCGTCATGGGACCCAGTGGATCGGGAAAGTCGACATGCATGAACATTCTGGGCTGCCTCGATGCTCCTACAGCAGGCGAGTATTTCTTCCGCGGAGTGGACGTTGGCGCAATCACACGTGATCAGCGGGCCTTGCTGAGATGTCACTATCTCGGATTCGTGTTCCAGGGTTTCAATCTCCTGAAGCGAACCAGTGCGATGGAAAACGTCGAATTGCCGCTCATTTATCGTGGCCTTGGTTCTGCGGAACGAAGGAGGCGAGCAATGAACGCGCTGCATATCGTTGGACTGGACGGACGGGAGACTCACACTCCCGCCGAACTTTCGGGTGGACAACAGCAGCGTGTGGCCATTGCACGCGCCTTGGTCGCTGAACCGACCGTGATATTGGCCGATGAGCCAACCGGAAATCTCGACTCGGAACGCAGTGTCGAGATCATGAATTTGCTCGTTGACCTCAATACTCGGCAAGGCATCACTGTTGTGCTCGTAACCCACGAGACCGAGATGGCCGCTTATGCCAGACGGTGCGTCACGTTCCTTGATGGCAACATTCTATCGGATGAATCACGCGACGCCGCTGCGAAGCCCTCGGTCCGCGAGAGATCCGCAAGCGTCGCTCGGCCATGGGGTCTGAAGACCGGGGTAAGTGCCTGA
- a CDS encoding ABC transporter permease, with amino-acid sequence MLWTTLLLSLREIRRNVLRSSLTILGIVIGVWALITMVTLGSGATERVKSDIAVLGYNLVVVLPGVERRTGGGIMPGAEPFEIEDVTAIKEEVSSVAAAAPWSSHPILAVNGNRNWQTVAQGSDNDFMKSRSWRVQYGREFAEAELRGGKAVCILGETVRQELFGRTNPVGEKLRLGKLTYEIVGVFESKGQSFSGQDQDDFILLPLKTLQRRISGNRNIAVIFVSAETEDMAERVKADVGQLMRERRRIAPGAQDDFSVQDLKEISTLIEETTGVLTAFVGAIAAVSLLVGGIGIMNTMLVTVIERTREIGTRLAIGALEREVLMQFLVEAMVLSAVGGLVGIILGLVTAAVSAHLLSIPLAINSAVVLGAFAFSALVGIVFGSYPAMQAARLNPIDALRHE; translated from the coding sequence ATGTTGTGGACCACACTATTGCTATCCCTCCGCGAGATTCGACGAAACGTCCTGCGCTCAAGTCTGACTATCCTTGGGATCGTCATTGGCGTCTGGGCATTAATCACGATGGTCACCTTGGGCAGTGGGGCAACCGAGCGAGTCAAGAGCGATATCGCGGTGCTCGGATACAATCTGGTCGTCGTATTGCCTGGTGTGGAACGTCGCACCGGCGGCGGTATTATGCCGGGAGCAGAGCCATTTGAAATAGAAGATGTCACAGCGATTAAGGAAGAAGTATCGTCTGTGGCAGCAGCGGCGCCGTGGTCAAGCCATCCCATTCTGGCAGTAAACGGAAATCGCAACTGGCAGACCGTTGCCCAAGGCTCAGATAATGATTTCATGAAATCCCGCAGTTGGAGAGTTCAATATGGTCGAGAATTCGCGGAGGCGGAACTTCGCGGTGGCAAGGCGGTCTGTATATTGGGAGAGACGGTCCGACAGGAACTTTTCGGTCGCACGAATCCCGTCGGCGAGAAACTTCGATTGGGAAAACTCACATATGAAATCGTCGGCGTCTTCGAGTCGAAGGGTCAGTCGTTTTCAGGGCAGGATCAGGACGACTTCATATTGCTGCCCTTGAAAACGCTGCAGCGCCGAATCTCGGGCAATCGAAACATCGCCGTAATTTTCGTGTCCGCCGAAACGGAGGATATGGCCGAGAGAGTGAAAGCCGACGTCGGGCAGTTGATGCGCGAGCGGCGTCGCATCGCTCCCGGCGCTCAAGACGACTTTTCGGTGCAGGATTTGAAAGAGATATCCACGCTGATCGAAGAGACAACCGGTGTCCTGACCGCGTTCGTCGGCGCGATTGCTGCGGTCAGTTTATTAGTCGGAGGCATCGGAATTATGAACACAATGCTTGTGACTGTGATCGAACGCACCCGAGAGATTGGAACGCGACTGGCTATCGGGGCACTGGAGCGTGAGGTCCTAATGCAGTTCCTCGTCGAGGCGATGGTGCTTAGTGCGGTGGGAGGACTCGTCGGCATCATTCTTGGGTTAGTCACAGCAGCTGTGTCCGCTCACTTGTTGAGTATCCCGTTGGCGATTAATTCTGCGGTTGTCCTGGGAGCCTTTGCATTTTCGGCTCTGGTCGGCATAGTATTCGGCTCATATCCGGCAATGCAGGCAGCCCGACTGAATCCTATTGATGCCCTACGTCATGAGTAA
- a CDS encoding phage integrase SAM-like domain-containing protein, whose translation MIAKRTSVKLTLDELCNAHLEELRSRKGNTTATTYRSRLVEVLAFAAKPAQRKYRYAEEIDREFVVNLSSHLHTTKTTRNGKAGGIAKTISAKQIRNSLETLRTILNWAKQPAVCKLPLDFVVPVTKDILPPQPKADPLRESPAKIEQRVEAISRMDAFELCVFGPSMLLAQRPDDLCGLLTTDVDWERRRLRFGVHFEGADHTKGRTSFQVVFPPELDPLLFRLVKTRTEGPLLLSAQAFANSARDSATVGGMTVRPLYEQALESEGSEEIQCDNDRKRVYRSVLKKLGGMTPDLMGKDFDRFRKREQLALPSIGQFRHAITHDMKQSGMGILELRYLTSHSTDDILNEYTSIDIVGAMEKYFDIVDPILVAIRSRGRELGLTEPQQPNNDCRCSAGAQSVHTIIKVTSADKFDASAQERCNSCNFLT comes from the coding sequence ATGATTGCCAAGCGGACTTCGGTCAAATTGACGCTCGATGAACTGTGCAACGCGCATTTAGAAGAATTGCGGTCTCGCAAAGGGAACACAACGGCCACTACTTATCGCAGCCGCCTTGTCGAAGTGCTGGCGTTTGCAGCGAAACCTGCGCAACGAAAGTATCGCTACGCGGAAGAAATCGATCGTGAATTCGTCGTCAATCTTTCAAGCCACCTACACACGACGAAAACAACCCGGAACGGAAAGGCAGGCGGCATCGCGAAGACAATCAGCGCAAAACAAATCCGAAACTCGCTCGAAACACTTCGTACGATTTTGAATTGGGCGAAGCAACCAGCCGTTTGTAAGCTGCCGCTCGACTTCGTTGTCCCGGTTACAAAGGACATTCTGCCGCCTCAACCAAAGGCCGACCCGTTACGTGAATCACCTGCAAAGATTGAACAGCGCGTTGAGGCAATTTCACGCATGGACGCGTTCGAGCTCTGCGTGTTTGGGCCTTCAATGCTCTTGGCACAGCGTCCGGACGACCTTTGTGGACTTCTCACAACTGATGTCGACTGGGAGCGGCGGAGACTACGGTTCGGCGTCCACTTCGAGGGCGCGGACCACACGAAGGGTCGCACGTCTTTCCAAGTCGTCTTTCCGCCCGAGTTAGATCCACTTCTTTTTCGCCTTGTCAAAACGCGAACCGAAGGCCCGTTACTTCTGTCTGCTCAAGCGTTTGCAAACTCCGCGCGTGATTCAGCGACTGTAGGTGGCATGACAGTTCGTCCGTTGTATGAGCAAGCCCTTGAAAGCGAAGGCTCTGAAGAAATCCAGTGCGACAATGATCGCAAGCGAGTCTATCGTTCCGTCCTTAAGAAGCTTGGCGGAATGACCCCCGATCTGATGGGGAAGGACTTCGACCGATTCCGTAAACGCGAACAACTTGCGTTACCTAGCATCGGTCAATTCAGGCACGCCATTACACACGACATGAAACAGTCGGGAATGGGGATCCTGGAACTTCGTTATCTGACATCGCACTCCACCGATGACATACTAAACGAATACACCAGCATTGACATCGTTGGGGCTATGGAGAAGTATTTCGACATAGTTGATCCGATTCTTGTTGCGATTCGCAGTAGAGGTCGCGAACTTGGATTGACTGAGCCACAGCAGCCGAACAATGACTGCCGGTGCTCGGCTGGTGCACAATCGGTGCACACGATCATCAAAGTGACTTCGGCGGATAAATTTGATGCTTCTGCGCAGGAGCGATGTAACTCCTGCAATTTCTTGACTTAG
- a CDS encoding NUDIX domain-containing protein, giving the protein MRTSTAALALITNSSPQGPQFLTQWNEGWEGLRLIGGHLGSGESFHECVLRKTCEELQLCETDLNIAPRPVAHLNFQQFSERARVVTKYRFEMYDVSPRDRDQLVAIAARPENEWVTEEEIGRGQTRNGRPISRTVRLLLEKSGRIEAERDPEVLTIGVTGHRNLEPQDYSETRLAVNLAFDDAEELAQGRKIEVLSPLAEGADKLVAEAALQRGYVLKAPLPLPLEFYETDFDGRALDSFRHLLKQAREWYSLPLPGDVHLNDLHTHGPDRNRMYAAVGEHVVDRCDILFALWDGRESGQTGGTDDTLKYALRERIGTEPLGVKHIRVERAGGT; this is encoded by the coding sequence ATGAGAACATCGACGGCCGCGCTGGCCTTAATCACAAACTCCTCACCGCAGGGTCCTCAATTCTTAACGCAATGGAATGAGGGCTGGGAAGGATTAAGGCTGATCGGTGGGCATTTGGGATCGGGTGAATCGTTCCACGAATGCGTCCTGCGTAAGACGTGCGAAGAATTACAGCTTTGCGAGACTGATTTGAACATTGCCCCGCGGCCAGTCGCTCATCTTAATTTTCAACAATTCTCCGAGCGGGCACGGGTGGTCACGAAGTATCGTTTCGAGATGTATGATGTCTCGCCGCGAGATCGCGACCAACTCGTGGCTATCGCCGCTCGGCCGGAAAATGAATGGGTGACCGAAGAAGAAATCGGGCGTGGCCAGACCCGCAACGGTCGGCCGATCAGCCGGACCGTCCGGCTTCTGCTGGAAAAGAGCGGTCGAATTGAGGCGGAACGCGATCCCGAAGTCTTAACGATTGGTGTCACGGGGCATCGCAACTTAGAGCCGCAGGATTACAGCGAGACTCGGCTGGCCGTTAATTTGGCGTTCGATGATGCCGAGGAGTTGGCCCAGGGGCGCAAGATTGAAGTGCTGTCGCCTCTCGCCGAGGGGGCCGATAAATTGGTGGCGGAGGCGGCCTTACAACGGGGGTACGTATTAAAGGCCCCGCTGCCGTTGCCGCTTGAATTTTATGAAACGGACTTTGACGGTCGCGCCCTCGATAGTTTTCGGCATCTTCTCAAGCAGGCAAGGGAGTGGTACAGCCTGCCGCTGCCGGGTGATGTGCATCTTAATGACTTGCATACTCACGGCCCGGATCGCAATCGGATGTATGCCGCCGTCGGCGAGCACGTCGTCGACCGCTGCGACATCCTGTTCGCCCTGTGGGATGGCCGCGAAAGCGGCCAAACCGGCGGCACCGATGACACGCTCAAATATGCCTTGCGGGAACGAATCGGGACCGAACCCCTGGGGGTCAAGCACATCCGCGTCGAGCGGGCGGGGGGGACATGA
- a CDS encoding toll/interleukin-1 receptor domain-containing protein: MPSELWKNWVEPFDLFISYARKDNSGEVERLVDEIVAEIERDHESFSPGVTLRVFFDKTSIVTAQLWREKLRDGLRQSKLMVAILSPNYFASEHCRWEWEEYLRVEQARTYPGEALTPIFTIPARDLDARGALLPPDRPWLEQVRERLRQLPPEEGTPKARKPSLPRYGRTLTANASL, from the coding sequence GTGCCATCTGAACTTTGGAAAAATTGGGTCGAACCGTTCGACCTCTTCATCAGCTACGCGCGAAAAGACAATTCGGGTGAAGTAGAGCGATTGGTCGACGAAATTGTTGCCGAGATCGAGCGGGATCACGAGAGCTTCTCGCCGGGTGTCACGCTGCGTGTTTTCTTCGACAAGACGAGCATCGTGACCGCGCAGCTTTGGCGAGAAAAACTTCGCGACGGGTTGCGGCAGTCCAAGCTGATGGTCGCGATACTTTCGCCAAACTATTTCGCGAGCGAGCACTGTCGGTGGGAGTGGGAAGAGTATCTGCGGGTCGAACAGGCCCGCACCTATCCCGGCGAGGCACTGACGCCGATATTTACCATTCCGGCACGAGACCTCGATGCCCGCGGGGCGTTACTTCCCCCGGATCGCCCGTGGCTCGAACAGGTTCGCGAGAGGCTCCGCCAACTGCCGCCGGAGGAGGGGACACCCAAAGCGAGAAAGCCTTCGTTGCCGCGATACGGAAGGACCCTCACCGCCAACGCGAGTTTGTAG